The Nostoc sp. 'Peltigera membranacea cyanobiont' N6 genome contains the following window.
CTGGTAATACGGTTGATAATGTTGTTAATATCATTCGAGTTCGCCATTTCTTGTAAGTTTTTGTTTTATTTTAGACAATAAAATATTTGATTTACTTAAGTTTTTCTTAAGCTTCCTTATTTTTGGTGGCACTTTTAAGTTATTCTACTTATTGACAAAATTACCATAACCTTAATTTCTTACGGATCAGTGTTTCAGCTTTGAAATAAGTTTTTATAAAGAAGGTTGTAGAAGAATTAAGCGCAGTCCAACAATTGAACTATTAAAATAGGTTAAAAACATACCAGATGGCGTAGAAGTTGTTGTCACTTTGGAATACTCCCCATTCTGAAGTTGCTTAACCCGTAAGCTTGCTTGCAGCTAATGTTCGCAGGCACAAATAAGCGATGGTTTGGTATACATCATCTCTTGCTTTCTACATAATCAGCAAGGCAATGAGCTAAAGCATGAGCGATCGCACAAATCATGTCACCTCTACTTTCTGGGGTTGTGTACAAAACAGCAATGTTGTTACTGCTGGCGGTGATGTCCAACTCACGCTAGCAAATGGGGCTGTACTTTCCGTCCGACAAGAAGACTGGGTTGATTTTTCTGACCTAATTACGAAGGTAACTCAAAGATTGGTTGGTCGAGGCTTCGTCTTTGAGAAGGTAGCTGATTTCATTCAAAGCAACCCCCGTGGCTATTTTCGCGTAATTGCCGATGCTGGTTTGGGTAAAACAGCGATCGCTGCTGAATTAACCAAACGCTTCGATGCAGTAGCTTGTTTTATTAGCGCCAGTGAAAACCGTACTCAGCCAGAACGAATAATCAACATCCTCAGCACTCAGTTAATTGCTCGCTACGCCCTCCCCTACGATTCTTTACCAGTGCGAGCAGGCGAAACCTCTGATTGGTTTTATCAAAGGCTAAGAGAAGCCGCTAGTAAACCAGAGAATCGACCTGTTGTCGTCATTATCGATGCTATTGATGAAGCCGATGCACCAGCACCTACTCGCAACTGGCTTCACTTACCACGCGATTTGCCGCCGGGAGTCTACATTATTCTCACCCACCGCCCTGGTGATTATCTTTTAACAACGGTACCAAACTTGCCTTCTTCAGAACAAGTGATTTCCTGGGACGATCCAAAACAGCAGTCTGACATTGAAATGCATTTGCGTCGCCAAGCAGAGCAAGCTGAGATTCGTCAGCTATTGGAGAAGACCACATCATCAATTTCCGTAAATGAGTTTGTTTCTGAGTTGCAAAAATCCAGCCAGGGTAATTTTATGTACTTAGAATATGTGCTGGCTGATATTCTAGCTGGAAACTCAGGCTTCAATCCTTTAAATTTGCAAGCACTACCCCAAGGACTCAGGGGGTATTATGCTCAGTTCTGGTCAGGCATGGAAGCTGTGCGGTACAAAGAAGGTTGGCAAGACTGGAATAGCTTGTATTGCCCAGTTATTGAACTACTTGGTGTTGCACTTGAATCAGTGAGCGTGCAATGGCTTGCTGACCAGATTCGCCGTGATGCTAATGAAATTCGCGTCAGAGCATTGCAGTCGTGGCAAAGATTTCTCAGCCAAAACCAGCGCGAAAGTATAGAAACTTGGCGGTTAGTTCACCAGTCCTTTGCTAACTTCCTTGAAGAAAAAGTGGATTTAACCGCAAGCCATCGGCGTGTAGTTGAATACTACCTGACACAGAGGGAACCCCAGAAAAAGCATGGTGGCTATGCTGACCGTCATCTCAGCACTCACCTAACCCTAGCTAATTTGTGGGATGAATTTGCCAATCGGATTGATTCACATCATTGGCTCAAACCCGATAGTCTAGAAGCTATTATCGATCGCATTGCTAAAGGCATCAACACAGAAAGTGACTTTGCAGCATTACGTCGTCAACTAACAGCTAGTAGCAAGCAGCAAGCGATTCAGCTTGGTAAATATAACGTAAATATCGCAGAAGGGCAAGATATTCATATTGGCGATCGCATTTATAATCAGTGGGATGAGCAAGCAATCCAAGCTCTCGTTCAAGCGATTCAGTCTAGTGCAGAAGTGCAAGAGATTCAGATTGGCGATCGCATTTACCAAGGAGTAAATGCGATCGCTATCGGAGACCTATTTCGGGAGGCTCTCAACTTAGTGGTGAAACCGATTCGCTTCATCCTATCAAAATTGTCAATCTCAGAACTACTAGAATTCTTACAAGGTAGAAGACCAGGTAATCGGCAGGGAGGAGGTAGCCGGGATTTTGGTTTGGAAAAAGCACAAGACAAGTATCTTACGGCTTTGGTGCCTCAAGTGAATTTGGGTACAGAAGAAACGCCGTTTGTCATAGGGTTAACAGTCAGCGAACGTCCCACATTTTGGTTTTATGTTCCCTATCAACCCATCCCACCACGAAATGTCAGGTTTGTGCTATTTGATGAAGAGGAAGATGATGTTTACGAAGCAACTTTCCAATTTAACAATACGCCAGGAATTGTGAGCATTAGTCTTCCAGAAACAGTGACACCACTGGAAATTGGTCAGAACTACCGTTGGATCTTTTCTTTCATTTCCAATCCCCGAAACCGTTCTGCTGATGATGTTGTTACAGGGTGGGTAAAGCGAATACTGAAAGACCCTGATTTAAAAAGTCAGTTAGAGTCAGTAACAACACAACGAGAGTCTATATTGCTCTATGCCGCTAACGGTCTATGGTACGATGCCATTAGCGCTTTAGCACAACTCCGTTGCTCCCAACCACAGGATGAGACAATTCAAACTGACTGGTATAATTTGTTGCAGTCTGTTGATTTGGGAGACATAGCATCAGAACCCATTGTTAGCTGATGTGCTACAAAACTCATCTGTTAATACACTAACGCCTGATGTAAATTTAAAATGTCTCTTGTGTAATAAGGGTTTCCAGGCTTGGTCAAAATCATAAATTTGGAAACATCAACGGAATCACAAGAATTTTAAGACTTAATTCACATTAAACGTACACTTATAAAATTATTGATACTCACCTTGCAACACAAAAGCCGCCCAGTAGTAAGGCTCTTGCCATTGCTTGTGCTGCCACATCTCTAATTGAGTTGCTCTCAGTGCCTTTGTCGGTGATAGTCCTTCCTGCAAAATTCCTCGGTAAAACCTACCCATAAATTCTGCTGTTGCCCGATCGCTGACACTCCACAAACTCACCACCACCCGCCTTGCTCCTGCATACATTAAACCTCTTGTCAAGCCCACAATCCCCTCGCCTTTTACCTCTTTGCCTTCTGCTGTACGACAACCACTAAGAATCACCATTTCGGCTGGCAAATTTAGGTTGAAAACATCTGGTGTCAGTAAAAAGCCGTCTTTTAGTTCTTCTCCCTGTTCATTAATTAAGGACAACGCAATTCCTGACAGTTCTGGATGAATGTCGTTGTAAAAACCGTGGGTAGCAAAATGCACGTAGCGGTATTGGCTCAACTGGGGACTAATAGCAGTCTCTCGACTAGCATCAAAATCTAGTGCTAACAACGAGGATTCTTTTGATACCAGTTTCTGGATTTCTTCAGCTTCCAACCGTGAGAAGGGCAAACGTGGAAAAAGCTGTTCTCCGTCTGTGCAACCAATGTCTCTAGTAAGCAGTTCCAGAGGTGGCAAGCTTGGAGATGTCTGCGTTTGACTAGCAACTGCTCGAACTGGGGCGACTTTAACCCGTTCATCTGTTTTATCAAAAACTGGATCTGCCAACACAGCAACTGTTTTGGTAGCACAATTGTTTCTACCTTGGTCGCGTCGAATCTGAGTGAGAGTTGAGGCACTAGGCAGACTAACAATTTCGTGTTCGACAAACATGGGTTTGAAGTCGGGCGAAAGAGGGTCTAACAAGGCGCTGAAAGGTACGTATCTTTGCAGGACACCATCGCTCACGATCAGGAGCCGTTTGCATCTCAAATGTGCTGTCACTGGTTCTAAAAGTATCTGGCTCAAAACATTTGTAATTTGTGCTACTTTTTTTGGCTTTTCTCTCTTTTCGGGTACTGTCAAATATTCATAAAATTCCCGCGCTGTAGCCTCAATGTCTGAGCTTTTGGGCAATTCATGGCTGGCGATCGAAGTTGATGTTATTGCCCATAGATAGCTGCGCTCATCACCAAGCCAGTAGGATAAAAGAGTAGTTTCGTCATCCACTACCTGCTGCTGAATTTCTTGGGCACTAAGGGGCAGAGGATATTTCAGTGCAGCATAACGCGGGCTTTTGATACGGATTTCGGCTTCTACTTCTCGCAACTGTATCTGAAGTGAGTTAATCTCTTTTGTGAAAGTTTCCATCTGCTTTACTTCTGCTGCTTCTATCTCTTCGGGAAGTCTGCCTTGAAGTAGCTTTTGTAGGGCTTGAGTCTTGGAAGCAAGTTGCTGTTGTAGCTGGATCTCACAGTCACGCAGTTTGGGGTCTACTCCTTGCCGAATATCAGCACGCGCCTCTTCTAGCAACTCAACAAGACTACGAGCGCGAGCGCGTTCTGAAACCTCTAACGCTTTCACCGCATACCCTACAGTCTGATTTTTTTGGTGGAGTTGCATGAGCAAATCAATGTAAAATTCATAGTAGTGCCGCACAGAGGCAAGGTAAGAAGCTCGGAGGTCTTGGCTAATAACTTTGGTGCGTAAGGTTTCGATAGTTGCGATCGCAGATTCAATCTGAGCTAAAGCTTCGTTGAAATTACCAAGATTGCGTTCGGCAACGGCAATATTACGGAGTGTAGTGACAGTGCCGGAAATATCTCCCACTTCCCGTTTAATCGGCAAAGCTTCGTTGTAATATTCCAGTGCCTGCTGAAACATACCTAAGCAAGAATAAACAACACCGATATTGTTGAGGGTGATAGCCTCCCCACGGCGATCGCCTACCTCTTTTCTAATTGGCAGCGCTTGGTTATAGTAATCTAGTGCCTGCTGAAATTCACCCAAATCGAAGTAAACTACACCAATGTTATCGAGAGTTTTAGCAACTCCAGTGCGGTTGCCAATAGCAAGCCATAATTCCAAGGCTTTTTGGTAATAGTCCAGGCTAAACTGTTTCTCGCCTAAAGTATCGGATATTGCAGCGATATTAGTGAGCGCAGTGGCTTCACCACGGCGATCGCCCACTGACTGTCGGATTGGCAGTGCTTGACTATAGTATTCCAGTGCTTGCTGAAATTCACCTAAATTGGAGTAGACACCGCCAATGTTATTCAGGGTGACAGCTTCCCCACGTCGGTTGCCTACTGTACGCATTAGTTCTAATGCTTGTTTATAGCTGTTTAATGCTTGCTGAAACTCACCCAAATCAAAGTAGAGTAAGCCAATGTTGTTGAGAGTCTCAGCAACACCTGAGCGATCGCCCACTTCTTGGCGGATCTGCAAAGCCTCTTGATAGTAGTCCTGGCTGTGCTGTTTCTCACCTAAGTCGGAGTAAACTAAGC
Protein-coding sequences here:
- a CDS encoding DUF928 domain-containing protein, producing MSDRTNHVTSTFWGCVQNSNVVTAGGDVQLTLANGAVLSVRQEDWVDFSDLITKVTQRLVGRGFVFEKVADFIQSNPRGYFRVIADAGLGKTAIAAELTKRFDAVACFISASENRTQPERIINILSTQLIARYALPYDSLPVRAGETSDWFYQRLREAASKPENRPVVVIIDAIDEADAPAPTRNWLHLPRDLPPGVYIILTHRPGDYLLTTVPNLPSSEQVISWDDPKQQSDIEMHLRRQAEQAEIRQLLEKTTSSISVNEFVSELQKSSQGNFMYLEYVLADILAGNSGFNPLNLQALPQGLRGYYAQFWSGMEAVRYKEGWQDWNSLYCPVIELLGVALESVSVQWLADQIRRDANEIRVRALQSWQRFLSQNQRESIETWRLVHQSFANFLEEKVDLTASHRRVVEYYLTQREPQKKHGGYADRHLSTHLTLANLWDEFANRIDSHHWLKPDSLEAIIDRIAKGINTESDFAALRRQLTASSKQQAIQLGKYNVNIAEGQDIHIGDRIYNQWDEQAIQALVQAIQSSAEVQEIQIGDRIYQGVNAIAIGDLFREALNLVVKPIRFILSKLSISELLEFLQGRRPGNRQGGGSRDFGLEKAQDKYLTALVPQVNLGTEETPFVIGLTVSERPTFWFYVPYQPIPPRNVRFVLFDEEEDDVYEATFQFNNTPGIVSISLPETVTPLEIGQNYRWIFSFISNPRNRSADDVVTGWVKRILKDPDLKSQLESVTTQRESILLYAANGLWYDAISALAQLRCSQPQDETIQTDWYNLLQSVDLGDIASEPIVS
- a CDS encoding CHAT domain-containing tetratricopeptide repeat protein, whose product is MSIHQNRLAAEQVFAEAMQFYRQRTAQSQHQAIQKWQESLNLWREVGDRYQQAQSLTWIGFVYSNLGNRQQAQEYLNQALPLWQALGEREWEARTLNNIGLVCSNLGEKNQALDYYNQALPLMQEVGNHAEEAAILNNIGKIYSDLGNKNDALNYYNRALFIRQEQNDRRGEGVTLNNIAGVFSDLGNKKQALEYYNQALLIRREVGDQRGEAVTLNNIGLVYSDLGEKQHSQDYYQEALQIRQEVGDRSGVAETLNNIGLLYFDLGEFQQALNSYKQALELMRTVGNRRGEAVTLNNIGGVYSNLGEFQQALEYYSQALPIRQSVGDRRGEATALTNIAAISDTLGEKQFSLDYYQKALELWLAIGNRTGVAKTLDNIGVVYFDLGEFQQALDYYNQALPIRKEVGDRRGEAITLNNIGVVYSCLGMFQQALEYYNEALPIKREVGDISGTVTTLRNIAVAERNLGNFNEALAQIESAIATIETLRTKVISQDLRASYLASVRHYYEFYIDLLMQLHQKNQTVGYAVKALEVSERARARSLVELLEEARADIRQGVDPKLRDCEIQLQQQLASKTQALQKLLQGRLPEEIEAAEVKQMETFTKEINSLQIQLREVEAEIRIKSPRYAALKYPLPLSAQEIQQQVVDDETTLLSYWLGDERSYLWAITSTSIASHELPKSSDIEATAREFYEYLTVPEKREKPKKVAQITNVLSQILLEPVTAHLRCKRLLIVSDGVLQRYVPFSALLDPLSPDFKPMFVEHEIVSLPSASTLTQIRRDQGRNNCATKTVAVLADPVFDKTDERVKVAPVRAVASQTQTSPSLPPLELLTRDIGCTDGEQLFPRLPFSRLEAEEIQKLVSKESSLLALDFDASRETAISPQLSQYRYVHFATHGFYNDIHPELSGIALSLINEQGEELKDGFLLTPDVFNLNLPAEMVILSGCRTAEGKEVKGEGIVGLTRGLMYAGARRVVVSLWSVSDRATAEFMGRFYRGILQEGLSPTKALRATQLEMWQHKQWQEPYYWAAFVLQGEYQ